The DNA region ATCTGGGAAGACGCCGGAATACGCTTCACCGGATTCGGTCACTATTTCGGCTCCGAGGAAATACACAACGAGGGCGTGGAGGACGCCACGACGAGCGTCGTGGAGGACCGCGTCATCGGCGGAGTCGGCGTCCGCACCCGCTATCGGGCCGGTGAGCACGAAACCCCCGTCTTCATGGCCGCGGCGGCTTCCCGGCAGGCCCTGGAGGACGCGGGACTCGACGCCGGCGACATCGACGTGGTGGTCGTCAGCCACTGGACCGACCGCAACTACGTCCACGAGGTGGGCGCGCTGACCGCGGCGGAGCTCGGCATGAAGGGCTCCATGGCCTTCGAAGTGTGCGGCTCCTGCGCCGGGTTCATCCAGGCAGTGCACACCGCGGCCTCGTTCCTGACCTCCCCCACCGGCTACCGCAAGGCGCTGGTGGCGACCACCGAGCGCGTCACCCGGCGCGTGCGGCCCGGCTCCAAGGGCTCGATGCTCGTCTCCGACGGCGCTGGTGCCGTCGTCCTCGAGGCGACCCCCGGCGGCACGCCCGGCCTGATCGACTCGGTGTTCCACACCGACGGCAGCCTCGCCAACATGTCCGCGGCGGGCGGCGAGAAGGGCTGGGTCAAGAGCCACCCGGACCTCAACGACGTCGCCCTCGCGCACATCGCCGACACCGTCGAGGAGATCCTCGGCCGCAACAAGCTGACCATCGGCGACATCGACTGGCTCATCCCGCACTCCGGGACCGAGCCGCTCGCCAAGGGCATCCAGCACAACCTGGGCGCGGACCCGGCACGCGTCCTGACCAACCTCTCCTTCCGCGGCAACGTCTCCAGCGCCTCCATCCCCACCACGGTCTCGGAGCTGCGGGAGCGCGGCGTCGTGAAATCCGGCGACCTGGTCCTCTCGCCCTCCATCGGCGGCGGGGTCTGGTGCTGGGGCAGCCTCCTCTACCGGATCTGAGCGCACCGACCGAGCTGGGGACACGTGGCGAATCCGATCAAAGGGGTCCGAGCGGTGACCACGACCAAGAGCCCCCGGGACGCACTCGTCACCGGCATGGGCTTCTGTCTGCCGGGGCGCGGGGCGCCGACGGCGACACCGGAGCAGTTCTGGACGGCCGTCGCGCACGGCGACTCGTTCCTGGCACAGGACGACGGCACGTACTTCGGCAGCGTGCCCCTCGACCCGGAGTCCGTCGTCGCCCGGCTGCCGGAGATACCGCCGCGTTTCGTCGCGAAGTACTCCGACATCCATCTGTACGGGCTCCTCGCCCTGCTCGAGGCGTGCGAGGACGCCACCCTCGACTGGCGCACGGGCGCGCTCCGCGAGGCCGCGGTGCTCGCGGGCCGCAACGCCACGGCCGACGCCATCGTCGACACCTATCTGCCGGTGCTGCTCGCCGACACCCGGCACATCAGCCCGCGCGAGGCCCGCTCCGTGCTGTTCCGCAACGTCCTCAACGCGGTGATGTCGGACGTCGAGACCACCCAGGCGGGCCTCGTGGGTGCCACCGGGCCCAGCTACACGCTGTCGTGCGGCTGTGCCTCGTCCGCCGTGCTGATCGGCAACGCCGCCCGGATGATCGCGGCGGGCGAGACGGACATCGCCGTCGTCACCGGTGCCGACTACTGGCGCGAGAGCCGCCTGCGCCAGTACGCCGAACTGGAGGCCAGGTCCGTCCAGGGGAGCGAGCCGCAGACCGCCACCCTCATCGACGAGCCCATGCGCCCCTACGACGAGCGGGCCGCGGGCCTCAACTACGGCAACGGCGCCGCCACCTTGATCCTGGAGAGCCGCGAGCACGCCCGGCGCCGCGGGGCCCGCAGCTACGGCCGGATCCTCGGCCAGACCACCACCCGCAACGCCCAGCCGAACCTGGCCCTCGACACCGACGGCGCCGGGGCGGTGCGCGCCGCGCGCTCCTGCATGGCGGGTCGCGCCGCACCGGACGAGATCGACTACGTCAACGGCGCCGCGACCGGCGACCGGGCCTTCAACCTCATGGAGGGCAACATCATGCCCGCGATCTTCGGCGAGCGGACGGCCACGCTGCCCGTCACCGTCCAAGAGGCCGTGTTCG from Streptomyces flavofungini includes:
- a CDS encoding 3-oxoacyl-ACP synthase III family protein, whose amino-acid sequence is MTTGHHGIWEDAGIRFTGFGHYFGSEEIHNEGVEDATTSVVEDRVIGGVGVRTRYRAGEHETPVFMAAAASRQALEDAGLDAGDIDVVVVSHWTDRNYVHEVGALTAAELGMKGSMAFEVCGSCAGFIQAVHTAASFLTSPTGYRKALVATTERVTRRVRPGSKGSMLVSDGAGAVVLEATPGGTPGLIDSVFHTDGSLANMSAAGGEKGWVKSHPDLNDVALAHIADTVEEILGRNKLTIGDIDWLIPHSGTEPLAKGIQHNLGADPARVLTNLSFRGNVSSASIPTTVSELRERGVVKSGDLVLSPSIGGGVWCWGSLLYRI
- a CDS encoding beta-ketoacyl-[acyl-carrier-protein] synthase family protein yields the protein MTTTKSPRDALVTGMGFCLPGRGAPTATPEQFWTAVAHGDSFLAQDDGTYFGSVPLDPESVVARLPEIPPRFVAKYSDIHLYGLLALLEACEDATLDWRTGALREAAVLAGRNATADAIVDTYLPVLLADTRHISPREARSVLFRNVLNAVMSDVETTQAGLVGATGPSYTLSCGCASSAVLIGNAARMIAAGETDIAVVTGADYWRESRLRQYAELEARSVQGSEPQTATLIDEPMRPYDERAAGLNYGNGAATLILESREHARRRGARSYGRILGQTTTRNAQPNLALDTDGAGAVRAARSCMAGRAAPDEIDYVNGAATGDRAFNLMEGNIMPAIFGERTATLPVTVQEAVFGHSGAPLGVIGVAATLQMMGHGRIAPTANCEKPAGVCTFDPVPGTEGRPARVDLALSLNYTIGSVASAILVGGCDD